Proteins from one Diprion similis isolate iyDipSimi1 chromosome 3, iyDipSimi1.1, whole genome shotgun sequence genomic window:
- the LOC124404784 gene encoding nucleolar protein 58 — MLVLFETPAGYAIFKLLDEKKLSETENLYHDFETPEAASRIVKLKHFEKFADTTEALAATTAAVEGKVSKSLKKMLKKYCAEVQEQLAVADAKLGNAIKDKLSLSCISNTAVQELMRCIRSQMDSLLTGLPKKEMTAMALGLAHSLSRYKLKFSPDKIDTMIVQAVCLLDDLDKELNNYVMRCREWYGWHFPELGKLVTDNVAFVKTVKIIGTRENTANSDLSDTLPEDVEEKVKEAAEISMGTEISDDDILNIQHLCDQVIEISSYRTQLYDYLKTRMMAMAPNLTVLVGELVGARLISHAGSLINLAKHPASTVQILGAEKALFRALKTKRDTPKYGLIYHAQLVGQSSTKNKGKMSRMLAAKASLATRVDALGEDGSFDLGTEHRAKLEARLRILEEGNLRRISGTGKAKAKFEKYHSSSEVKQYPAAADSTIPSSKRRHSQIEDKKPLIEEIETAAEGTPVVPQKKKKVRDSVGEQTAVGTPGSSKKQKKKVKQETEEEEEMAAVEVEEPEQEVEVTESAKKKKQKKSKAKMDVTEEEVAEQVEPAAIEQVEGPSSEKKKKKKKKSMPDD, encoded by the exons ATGCTGGTTTTATTCGAAACCCCGGCGGGGTACGCTATCTTTAAG CTactcgacgaaaaaaaactatcagAAACAGAAAACCTCTATCATGACTTTGAGACCCCAGAAGCAGCGAGCAGAAT CGTCAAGCTCaagcattttgaaaagtttgcgGATACGACCGAAGCTTTGGCAGCAACAACGGCAGCGGTCGAAGGAAAAGTAAGCAAGTCGTTGAAAAAGATGTTGAAGAAGTATTGCGCCGAGGTTCAGGAGCAATTGGCAGTGGCAGACGCAAAGTTAGGAAATGCCATAAAGGATAAGCTGAGCCTTTCCTGCATCAGCAACACTGCCGTTCAGGAATTGATGAGGTGTATAAGAAGCCAGATGGATTCGCTGTTGACCGGTCTACCGAAGAAAGAAATGACCGCAATGGCGCTTGGTCTAGCTCACAGCCTCTCAAGATACAAGCTGAAATTCTCACCTGATAAAATCGACACAATGATCGTTCAAGCGGTTTGTTTACTCGACGATTTAGACAAGGAATTGAACAACTATGTAATGCGATGCCGGGAATGGTACGGCTGGCATTTTCCTGAACTAGGAAAACTCGTGACTGACAACGTTGCGTTCGTAAAGACCGTGAAGATTATCGGCACCAGAGAAAATACGGCAAACTCAGATTTGTCGGACACGCTACCTGAAGATGTCGAAGAAAAGGTCAAAGAAGCGGCAGAAATATCGATGGGGACCGAAATATCGGACGACGATATTCTCAACATTCAACACCTCTGTGATCAAGTTATAGAGATATCCAGCTACAGGACACAGCTTTATGACTACCTCAAGACCAGGATGATGGCCATGGCTCCGAACCTAACGGTTCTTGTTGGCGAGCTGGTCGGTGCTCGGCTAATTTCCCATGCCGGATCGCTGATCAATCTTGCGAAACATCCCGCATCCACGGTGCAAATTCTTGGTGCAGAAAAGGCACTTTTTAGGGCTCTGAAAACCAAACGAGACACCCCCAAGTATGGACTGATTTATCACGCTCAGCTGGTCGGTCAATCGTCGACGAAAAACAAGGGAAAAATGTCGAGAATGCTCGCAGCTAAGGCGTCGCTGGCCACAAGGGTAGACGCTTTAGGTGAGGATGGCAGCTTTGACCTGGGAACCGAACACAGAGCAAAACTGGAGGCAAGGTTGAGAATACTGGAAGAAGGAAACTTGCGCAGGATCAGTGGGACTGGAAAAGCTAAAGCCAAGTTTGAAAAGTATCACTCATCTTCAGAGGTGAAGCAGTACCCTGCTGCTGCAGACTCGACTATACCGAGTAGCAAGAGAAGGCATTCACAGATTGAAGATAAAAAGCCATTGATAGAAGAGATCGAAACAGCTGCAGAAGGCACTCCCGTAGTGCcacagaagaaaaagaaagtcaGGGATAGCGTTGGAGAACAAACAGCTGTTGGGACTCCTGGTAGCTcaaagaaacagaagaaaaaagtcaagCAGGAaacggaagaagaagaagaaatggcTGCTGTAGAAGTGGAAGAACCGGAGCAAGAAGTTGAAG TTACAGAATctgcaaagaagaagaaacagaaaaaatcaaaggcaAAGATGGATGTAACGGAGGAAGAAGTCGCAGAACAGGTCGAGCCTGCTGCCATAGAACAGGTTGAGGGTCCATCgagtgaaaagaagaaaaagaagaagaagaaatcaaTGCCAGACGATTAA